A window from Diachasmimorpha longicaudata isolate KC_UGA_2023 chromosome 5, iyDiaLong2, whole genome shotgun sequence encodes these proteins:
- the LOC135162245 gene encoding uncharacterized protein LOC135162245, giving the protein MIFEIEKSYQEFIKSVELLLSFKLQYLIEEMETFVKAANVHEREIFSRCLKRVFPLHMIYNLMAISATLSYILGPFTLDRLLPNNFLYPFAVDKHPIYDIMYIMESTGAIQCGCSTAVICQVSLLLWYGTIQLEILAEKMKKVRNVQELKEYIHMHHHILCKNLNNLDFTSIIYRYIDEANKTVRPVVMTTIAMATMSILCGEITIVGNGPRIEKLQFVMIVIAFSIELLCVAWAAENLTTACEQVGWALYDSSWLQNSKELNNAALFIMQKCQNPPVVSIGGLIPKLSMNYYATYLSATYSFFTTLRVVLRKIQDDL; this is encoded by the exons atgatttttgaaattgaaaaatcataccaagaattcattaaatcagtCGAACTTCTCCTTTCGTTCAAATTGCAGTATTTAATTGAAGAGATGGAAACATTTGTGAAAGCTGCCAACGTTCacgaaagagaaatattttcaagatgTTTAAAACGAGTATTTCCTCTTCATATGATCTATAACTTGATGGCCATCAGTGCGACGCTGAGCTATATACTTGGCCCTTTCACACTTGATCGCCTATTAccgaataattttctttatccATTTGCTGTGGATAAACATCCTATATACGATATTATGTATATAATGGAAAGCACAGGAGCTATTCAATGCGGCTGCTCGACAGCTGTTATCTGTCAAGTGAGTCTTCTCCTTTGGTATGGAACAATACAACTTGAAATTCTCgcggagaaaatgaaaaaagtccgCAATGTTCAGGAGCTTAAAGAGTACATTCATATGCATCATCATATACTTTG CAAAAATTTGAACAATCTAGATTTCACAAGCATAATTTACAGGTATATTGATGAAGCCAATAAAACCGTTCGCCCCGTAGTTATGACAACAATTGCAATGGCTACTATGTCCATTCTGTGTGGTGAAATAACTATAGTTGGG AATGGAcccagaattgaaaaattacaatttgtcATGATTGTAATCGCATTCTCAATAGAACTCCTGTGTGTTGCATGGGCTGCAGAGAATTTAACTACCGCg TGCGAACAAGTGGGGTGGGCTTTGTACGATTCCTCGTGGCTTCAAAATTCGAAAGAATTGAACAACGCAGCACTTTTCATTATGCAGAAATGTCAAAACCCGCCGGTAGTTTCCATCGGTGGATTGATACCGAAATTATCCATGAACTATTATGCAACG TATTTGTCAGCAACCTATTCATTTTTCACTACGCTGCGTGTAGTCCTCCGAAAAATCCAGGACGATTTGTAA
- the LOC135162667 gene encoding uncharacterized protein LOC135162667 encodes MANDARTSVKRNRTSALVRIEKHTEIFATMCPDEILEFYGDYGTRAYYTTLMLGDVSGFTELTEKYTNSGKGGPSKLTETLNSYIGPMVQEILSHHGDVLKFSGDAFIVMWKLHEGTVMRDLASEAVQTACIIQKHFGKYETDVGVTLRVKLAIASGRTYFTSIGDPRKISHYIITGQPVWDVKLAEGLCKGGDIIVAPSSWQWVDPSEYVFKILPDGVHTLILSCNLMLDQAKGIYEDSDIAVNTDTKSDQNSERLFPKLSVLNHIGPDTLRTMRRNRSEMKTFSSPFNTDYTLRPKVIEVTQQRLKDELQSYVLRPVVRSVELDEPLEYLTEMRQVVIIFLNVVTANISPRKLISLVNDIYKLTCGIVSGMQGCVNKTSLFDKDLMFLCIFGLRGDKHEFESQIGLRCAAKLKNELNNVKGIKSVTIGVTTGMTYCGVVGHVLRREYTVIGMAVNKAARLMVAYNNKVVCDRESFLHSRLQARHFMLQEPKDLKGITHVGPIYEFLEKSKPDDTELISNLYPLLGREIEMKLFKLMFADVRKNFKSKSKGNQSKKSLNVLIIRGEPRIGKSRLLDEISGEIPKDIACNYINLITADKETPFGLIHLIFSAPLQFTASTTSQTRENTLLYHLKFLRYPEFLCALNPVFNVKYRVSSYYLNLTFSDRRSILQKLIFKLAQSCFTHPWVVITDDADNADSESLSLLPTIIEHENIFFVFTFGEMEITDRKRQISKILEKAKIIDLMGLDKWFHAGLACQLLHVSAIPAELEKVIQEKSMGNPGWIESYLLSLLQIGGIQLNQIPKNRLKETGLVAPPAIMLEQRNRSNIYNGETDETIDEPTDGWRMYQATYGESYICVDHKKEFTTDDDDGEAPPEDGNHHERQSDPMRNQERSSKNQIHDYQRQGENVGHRQASSEAFEDNPRSSNRISDIPYDETSPDLADKPDSIDVCLVPNISILDEVTPEVTMDVLILKLFDSLTPLDQYLLKCAAVLGETVDRSMLEKLMVESSAYDVAVAVVNLFNMRILGCAAGDFARSNAPIMFFRNIKSPHLGTEIKCACPRVGGRTGLDGFPVYADCRLMRFKIAKFRETTYRLLTEYQKIELHKKALKYLQRNTRRCGPCGKGFFTKLMGKVYEENGRESKRMINDYEELSDFGEGTSDVTDRDDPAQRKMGRRTSLVLSHSVGLVIPNTFETVDFRDCQCNLILINAYAQILEHCRGIDRKDKTLTTILEFVEVLLETCNVAYATKLLCDAEEILGQIFKGDEDELVRFPLLKAKIRTLQGKCHLQIRLVDEALKCFADAVETLRYDFPKTTPMINIKSKILLGYQKVMLRYWGKYLVGMDEGDAADYNDQLAICLSQLFIVFRMKEMHDHARLAAIWSLNSALTSNNNFVTMCHAFANMIIIADNYQYQSMIPWLENSGISFCNQRVDALELQELTAIIELYTNISFSRLLREERVQAIHLGNIAMRLARTVKSVRQELMIFPRIIQSLMVEKKIEKIVSLMGELESISNSIIDQSGRLWYYAFCIDLQLDCGITITHFNECEKFYQREGEPELHLNDPEAKKRFFTSMWLWCVRMGDWERAIIWKQRRVSINYSIHELNVLTGVTALKNLEGLIIYYVHKKDSRNSKAMRDTLLEIERQFKIAGKIKRFIKVCIFRYTLLRAYFYMVRGQFRMAMKQFDKFKTFRTDGEHNLLASWAEYCKKVIIHFFI; translated from the exons A TGGCTAATGATGCTCGTACCAGTGTAAAGAGAAACCGAACTTCCGCACTGGTAAGGATAGAGAAACATACTGAAATATTTGCGACTATGTGTCCCGATGAAATACTGGAATTTTATGGAGATTATGGCACCAGAGCTTATTACACTACCTTGATGCTTGGAGATGTTTCAG GTTTTACAGAACTGACCGAAAAATACACGAATTCAGGGAAGGGAGGTCCCTCGAAACTGACAGAGACTCTAAACAGTTACATAGGTCCAATGGTCCAGGAAATACTCTCTCACCACGGAGATGTCCTGAAATTTTCTGGAGATGCATTCATAGTCATGTGGAAATTGCATGAGGGGACAGTGATGAGGGATCTAGCTTCTGAAGCGGTGCAAACAGCTTGCATCATTCAAAAGCACTTCGGAAAATACGAGACCGACGTTGGAGTGACCCTCCGAG TTAAATTGGCGATAGCGTCTGGAAGGACGTACTTCACGTCCATCGGCGATCCCCGGAAGATTTCTCACTATATCATCACTGGACAGCCGGTTTGGGACGTTAAATTGGCTGAGGGTCTTTGCAA AGGCGGTGATATTATCGTCGCCCCCAGCAGTTGGCAATGGGTCGACCCAAGTGAATATGTATTCAAAATCCTTCCTGATGGAGTACATACTCTCATCCTCTCATGTAACCTTATGTTAGATCAGGCCAAAGGGATCTATGAGGACAGTGATATCGCCGTAAACACTGATACGAAGTCAGATCAAAATAGTGAGAGGCTCTTCCCTAAGCTATCTGTCCTCAATCACATTGGTCCTGATACCTTGCGGACAATGAGGAGAAATCGCAGTGAAATGAAAACGTTCTCTTCACCTTTTAACACAGACTATACTC TCAGACCTAAAGTCATTGAAGTGACCCAGCAGCGATTGAAAGATGAACTTCAAAGCTACGTATTGAGACCTGTCGTGAGATCTGTCGAATTGGATGAGCCCTTAGAATATTTAACAGAAATGCGACAAgttgtcattatttttcttaatgtCGTTACGGCTAATATCTCACCGAGAAAACTTATCTCCTTAGtaaatgatatttacaaactCACTTGTGG AATTGTCAGTGGAATGCAAGGATGTGTTAATAAAACCTCCCTCTTCGACAAAGACCTCATGTTCCTCTGCATCTTCGGTCTCCGCGGGGATAAACACGAATTCGAGTCCCAAATCGGACTTCGGTGTGCAGCGAAATTGAAAAACGAGTTGAACAATGTGAAGGGGATTAAATCTGTGACAATTGGAGTGACAACCGGAATGACCTACTGCGGAGTCGTTGGGCACGTTCTGCGTCGAGAGTACACAGTAATTGGAATGGCTGTTAACAAAGCTGCGAGATTGATGGTTGCCTACAACAATAAAGTTGTCTGCGACCGGGAGAGCTTTCTCCACTCGAGACTCCAAGCGAGACATTTCATGCTGCAGGAGCCCAAGGACCTCAAAGGAATTACTCATGTTGGACCCATATACGAATTTTTAGAGAAGTCAAA ACCCGACGATACCGAACTGATTTCCAATCTATATCCATTACTAGGACGAGAAATAgagatgaaattatttaaactgaTGTTCGCTGATGTAAGAAAGAATTTTAAATCGAAGTCTAAAggaaatcaatcaaaaaaatcgCTTAACGTTCTGATCATTCG GGGTGAACCGAGAATCGGAAAGTCCCGACTACTCGATGAAATATCTGGAGAAATTCCCAAGGACATTGCCTGCAATTACATTAATCTCATCACAGCTGATAAAGAG ACACCTTTCGGTCTCATTCACCTCATCTTCAGCGCTCCCCTCCAATTCACGGCCTCGACGACCTCCCAGACCCGTGAGAATACTCTCCTTTACCACCTGAAATTTCTCCGCTACCCCGAGTTCCTCTGCGCCCTCAACCCCGTCTTCAACGTCAAATATCGAGTGTCCTCCTACTACCTAAACCTCACGTTCTCCGACCGCCGATCGATTCTTCAAAAGCTAATCTTCAAACTCGCACAATCCTGCTTCACCCATCCCTGGGTCGTGATAACAGACGACGCTGACAACGCCGACAGTGAGTCCCTCTCCCTCCTCCCCACCATCATCGAGCACGAGAACATTTTCTTCGTCTTCACATTCGGCGAGATGGAGATAACCGATCGTAAGCGCCAGATCTCCAAAATCCTAGAGAaagcaaaaataattgaccTAATGGGTTTGGACAAGTGGTTCCATGCAGGTTTAGCCTGTCAGCTGCTGCATGTCTCAGCCATTCCTGCGGAACTGGAGAAGGTGATCCAGGAGAAAAGTATGGGGAATCCTGGATGGATTGAGAGCTATCTGTTGAGTCTACTACAAATTGGGGGTATTCAATTGAATCAGATCCCCAAGAATCGTCTGAAGGAGACGGGCCTTGTGGCTCCCCCAGCCATAATGTTGGAACAAAGGAACCGAAGTAACATCTACAACGGTGAAACTGATGAGACCATTGATGAGCCAACTGACGGCTGGAGGATGTATCAAGCTACTTACGGAGAGAGTTACATTTGTGTCGACCATAAAAAGGAATTTACtactgatgatgatgatggtgagGCACCGCCAGAGGATGGTAATCATCACGAAAGACAATCAGATCCTATGCGAAATCAGGAAAGGTCATCAAAAAACCAGATCCATGATTATCAGAGACAGGGGGAGAATGTAGGTCATCGGCAGGCATCATCAGAAGCCTTCGAAGATAATCCCAGAAGCTCAAATCGCATCAGTGACATCCCATATGACGAGACATCACCAGATCTAGCTGATAAACCAGACTCAATTGATGTCTGCCTAGTTCCCAACATTTCAATCCTAGATGAAGTTACGCCAGAAGTTACGATGGACGTATTGATCCTCAAACTCTTTGACTCACTCACTCCTCTTGATCAATACCTTCTGAAATGCGCAGCAGTGCTGGGAGAGACTGTCGACAGGTCAATGCTGGAGAAATTAATGGTCGAATCGTCTGCTTATGACGTAGCTGTTGCAGTTGTCAATTTGTTTAATATGAGAATTTTGGGGTGCGCTGCTGGTGATTTCGCCAGGAGTAATGCGCCCATAATGTTCTTTAGAAACATCAAGAGCCCTCATCTGGGAACTGAGATCAAGTGTGCATGTCCCAGGGTCGGAGGTAGAACGGGGCTGGATGGCTTCCCGGTGTACGCTGATTGTCGCCTGATGAGGTTCAAGATTGCTAAATTCAGAGAGACGACGTACCGGTTATTAACGGAGTACCAAAAAATCGAGCTACATAAGAAGGCGTTGAAGTACCTCCAGAGGAACACTCGGAGGTGTGGCCCCTGTGGAAAAGGGTTTTTCACGAAGTTGATGGGGAAAGTCTATGAGGAAAATGGTAGGGAGTCGAAGAGGATGATAAATGATTATGAGGAACTATCGGACTTCGGTGAGGGGACCTCCGATGTTACCGATAGAGACGATCCTGCACAGCGGAAAATGGGGAGACGGACTTCGTTGGTTCTCAGCCATTCGGTGGGACTGGTGATCCCCAATACCTTTGAGACCGTCGATTTCAGGGATTGTCAGTGCAATTTGATTCTGATTAATGCTTATGCACAAATTTTGGAACATTGTAGGGGAATTGACAGGAAGGACAAGACTCTTACGACTATTCTGGAATTTGTGGAGGTTCTGTTGGAGACCTGCAACGTGGCTTATGCTACTAAACTGCTTTGCGATGCTGAGGAGATTCTGGGACAG ATTTTCAAAGGGGATGAAGATGAATTGGTGAGGTTTCCTCTTCTGAAAGCGAAGATCAGGACTCTCCAAGGCAAGTGTCATCTTCAGATCCGGCTTGTGGATGAGGCGTTGAAGTGTTTTGCAGATGCTGTGGAAACGTTGAGATACGATTTCCCGAAGACAACACCCATGATCAATATTAAGTCAAAAATACTTCTAGGATATCAGAAAGTCATGCTGAGGTACTGGGGCAAGTACTTAGTGGGAATGGACGAGGGAGATGCTGCGGATTATAATGATCAACTGGCCATATGTCTCTCGCAATTATTTATCGTTTTCAGG ATGAAAGAAATGCACGATCATGCAAGACTGGCCGCAATCTGGAGTCTGAATTCCGCATTAacatcaaataataattttgtgacGATGTGCCATGCATTTGCTAATATGATAATCATTGCTGATAATTATCAATACCA AAGTATGATTCCCTGGCTCGAAAACAGTGGAATATCGTTCTGCAATCAGAGAGTAGATGCCCTAGAACTTCAAGAATTAACAGCAATTATTGAATTGTACACAAACATTTCTTTCTCCCGATTACTCAGAGAAGAAAGAGTGCAAGCTATTCACCTAGGAAATATTGCTATGAGATTGGCAAGAACTGTTAAATCCGTGAGACaagaattgatgatttttccaagaatAATACAGTCACTGATGGTTGAAAagaaaatcgagaaaatcgtGTCATTGATGGGAGAGTTAG AATCAATATCTAATTCTATCATCGATCAATCCGGTCGTTTATGGTACTACGCTTTCTGTATTGATCTGCAACTGGACTGTGGGATTACCATAACTCATTTTAACGAGTGCGAGAAATTTTatcagagagagggagagccTGAACTTCATTTGAATGATCCCGAAGCAAAGAAAAGATTCTTCACGTCCATGTGGCTTTG GTGTGTGAGGATGGGTGACTGGGAACGAGCTATTATCTGGAAACAGAGGCGAGTCTCCATCAATTACTCAATCCATGAACTGAATGTGCTGACTGGAGTAACTGCTTTAAAAAATCTGGAGGGACTCATCATTTATTACG TGCACAAGAAGGATAGTCGAAACTCGAAAGCAATGAGAGATACGTTGTTAGAGATAGAACGACAGTTCAAGATAGCTGGAAAGATCAAGAGATTCATAAAAGTCTGTATCTTCAG ATATACTCTATTGAGGGCTTATTTTTACATGGTGCGAGGTCAATTCAGGATGGCTATGAAACAATTCGATAAGTTCAAGACCTTTCGAACCGATGGAGAACACAATTTGTTAGCCTCGTGGGCTGAATACTGCAAGAAagtaataattcatttttttatataa
- the LOC135162663 gene encoding putative odorant receptor 85d — translation MTPEFVIQWTKLSIWIVFTWPESSKSTPVGVIIQKIKWWSFWIFSVSQTMLSIYTTFNMRDSFGLFIRNAFNVFCLAQVVCRMVIGKYHHRRFQYLIEEMETFVKAANAHEREVFSSCLKRVFPLHVIYNLMAISATLSYILGPFTLDRLLPNNFVYPFAVDKHPTYDIMFVMESTGAMQCASSTAVICQVSLLLWYGTVQLELLAEKMKKVRNVQELKAYIHMHHHILWYIDEANKTVRPVVMTTIAMATMSILCGEITIIGNGPKVEKLQFIMIVIAYSIELLCVAWAAENLTTACEQVGWALYDSSWFQNSKELNSAALFVMQKCQNPSVVSIGGLVPKLSMNYYATYMSATYSFFTTLRVVFRKIENEL, via the exons ATGACTCCGGAATTTGTAATTCAATGGactaaattatcaatttggaTTGTATTCACGTGGCCAGAGAGTTCGAAATCAACACCAGTTGGCGTAATTATTCAGAAGATTAAGTGGTGgagtttttggattttttccgtATCGCAAACGATGCTATCAATTTATACAACATTTAACATGCGAGATAGTTTTGGGCTATTTATCCGCAATGCATTCAACGTATTCTGCTTGGCTCAAGTCGTGTGTAGAATGGTTATTGGAAAATATCATCATCGACGATTTCAG TATTTGATTGAAGAGATGGAAACATTTGTGAAGGCTGCCAACGCCCACGAAAGAGAAGTATTTTCAAGCTGTTTAAAACGAGTATTTCCTCTTCATGTGATCTATAACTTGATGGCCATCAGTGCGACGCTGAGCTATATACTTGGCCCTTTCACACTGGATCGCCTATTaccgaataattttgtttatccATTTGCTGTGGATAAACATCCTACATACGATATTATGTTTGTAATGGAAAGCACAGGAGCTATGCAATGCGCCTCCTCGACAGCTGTTATCTGTCAAGTGAGTCTTCTCCTTTGGTATGGAACCGTACAACTTGAACTTCTCgcggagaaaatgaaaaaagtccgCAATGTTCAGGAGCTTAAAGCGTACATTCATATGCATCATCATATACTTTG GTATATTGATGAAGCCAATAAAACCGTTCGTCCCGTAGTTATGACAACAATTGCAATGGCTACTATGTCCATTCTGTGTGGTGAAATAACTATAATTGGA AATGGACCCAAAGTTGAAAAACTACAGTTTATCATGATTGTAATTGCGTACTCAATAGAACTTCTCTGTGTTGCATGGGCTGCAGAGAATTTAACTACAGCg TGCGAACAAGTGGGGTGGGCTTTGTATGATTCCTCGTGGTTTCAAAATTCGAAAGAATTGAACAGCGCAGCACTTTTCGTGATGCAGAAATGTCAAAACCCGTCGGTAGTTTCCATCGGTGGATTGGTGCCGAAATTATCCATGAACTATTATGCAACG TATATGTCAGCAACCTATTCATTTTTCACTACGCTGCGTGTCGTCTTCCGAAAAATCGAGAACGAGttgtaa